DNA from Peromyscus leucopus breed LL Stock chromosome 3, UCI_PerLeu_2.1, whole genome shotgun sequence:
cccaggtacAACAGCATATTCTGATTTGAGATCACATATTGTATCCCAAGTAAGTTATTCATAGTCAATAGTATATCCATAGTAGTACATAGAAATTAAAGCAATGTGATAATAATGGTTGAACTCCTTTTGAAATAAGTGTTGTTCTTCAGGGCATCTTGCTGGAAGACATTCCACCTTTTCTAAGCAATGTCAATGGAAGCCTGAATTCCTCAGCACATAACATAAATTTGAGCCATGCAATAAGCCATGACGTCAATCTTCATGAAGCCATGCTGTTGCATCCCAACAACACATTTAGAAGAGATCCAGCAGCAAAGACTTCACAGGCACAAGAACCATTTCTACAGTTAAATTCTCATACCAATTCTGAGCAAGCCATCCCCGCAATGTCTCTTCCACCTGTTGACAATCAAGTGAGGAATCTAACAAGCCAAGATCTCCTGTATGACCTCGATTCAAACATATTTGATGGAATAAACCTAATGTCATTGGCCACAGGTTTCAGTCCACTGGAAGTTTCTCATCTTTTTGAAGACTCTGATTCTGGGCTCCCAATAAATTCAAGTCACAACAGCACCTCTATCACTAAGTCTAGTTCTTCTCACTGTATGTACGATGGCGCTATAGGTTATAGTAGTGACCTTCAGTGTCTCTGTCATGATTTAGGTGCTGTAGGAGGCTGCTACCCAGAACCCCATAAACATTACCACATGGATCATAGGACTGTGTCTGGCCTTCATCAGGATCTTGAATGTCAGCAAGTATTTCATGACCACACTTACCACTTACAGCCAGGGGTACCAGAGCCCACATTTGAATCTGGGAAGTCACAGGAAATCACTGGTTGCCTCAACGACCCAGATAGAAACTTGAGTCGTGATGAACAGCGTGCTAAAGCTCTGCATATTCCCTTTTCAGTAGAAGAAATTGTCCGCATGCCTGTTGACTCTTTCAACAGCATGTTAAGCAGGCACTACCTGACAGACTTACAAGTTTCTCTCATCCGTGACATCAGAcgaagaggaaaaaataaagttgctGCTCAGAACTGTCGTAAACGTAAACTAGACATCATTTTAAATCTAGAAGATGATATTTGTAACTTGCAAACAAAGAAGGAAGCCCTCAAGAGTGAGTTGGCTCAATGTAACAAAGCTATTGACATAATGAAACAGAAGCTGCACAACCTCTACCATGATGTTTTCAGTATCCTAAGAGATGACCAAGGTAGGCCAGTGAATCCAAACCACTATGCACTTCAGTACAGCCATGATGGAACTGTTTTGATTGTACCCAAAGAACTGGTCACATCAGGCCACAAAAAGGAAATcccaaagggaaagagaggaaggaaaaactgaACAAGACTCCAGTGACACACATCaaactattttaagatttttgaaaCTACTGCTACTTGAATCATTCAGTTAAGGATACATGTTAAAAGTTTGTACTGATAAATGTTTAAGACTCAAAGTTATGCTTCTGTGAAGTTGGGAGAATCCACACATTTTCATGAACCACTTCTGCACTAAATTTCATAAATACACGTTCATGTAATCTCCAAGAACTTTTAAAACCACCTTTTAGTAACTTGGTCACTTGGAAAAAGTTTTAAGATGCTTACAAAAATGGAAGTTAGCCTTTAGTGTCTTCTGAAGGTGTTTTTCAATATTTAACTTGTAAAagtgtgaaaataaattttatatttgaatttataaaaattttatttcaacaaGTCAAATTAAATTTGCCTTATCTGTACatcttccccccccaaaaaaaatccacTCTAACCCTTATAGTTTGTTAACCATATTGTTAACATTAAGATTCAGAGCAAAGTATCCCAACTTTCAGAAAGCAGTCACAGCCCTATATCCAGAAGCAATGCAAATACCTGTATCGAGAAATATGGCAGCAGGCACTTGTCTATGATGACCTCGCAACCTAAAATATTCTGAACTTTCAGGTATT
Protein-coding regions in this window:
- the Nfe2l3 gene encoding nuclear factor erythroid 2-related factor 3, producing MKLPKPWWAGGGLLNLTLLLSLARLPVDLDLGLPPPAAALWEELLPLCPTRPASSSSPFSAPGGWGHSPQLLAKGRLLREVRALGVPFIPRTRVDAWLVHSVATGDADGAHGLLGTAASSAVGDGGQAAPTGAGDSREAHSSPLAAEEEKAAEPTAQVRDTGGRGSQENDILKEKCEAVGHSSQHEEGEEEASAHVKLLQPGRKDENTMSDAPDWEPETIPESRNESHVHWSNPSFSLDLFQLLSSQPEHSLEGILLEDIPPFLSNVNGSLNSSAHNINLSHAISHDVNLHEAMLLHPNNTFRRDPAAKTSQAQEPFLQLNSHTNSEQAIPAMSLPPVDNQVRNLTSQDLLYDLDSNIFDGINLMSLATGFSPLEVSHLFEDSDSGLPINSSHNSTSITKSSSSHCMYDGAIGYSSDLQCLCHDLGAVGGCYPEPHKHYHMDHRTVSGLHQDLECQQVFHDHTYHLQPGVPEPTFESGKSQEITGCLNDPDRNLSRDEQRAKALHIPFSVEEIVRMPVDSFNSMLSRHYLTDLQVSLIRDIRRRGKNKVAAQNCRKRKLDIILNLEDDICNLQTKKEALKSELAQCNKAIDIMKQKLHNLYHDVFSILRDDQGRPVNPNHYALQYSHDGTVLIVPKELVTSGHKKEIPKGKRGRKN